The Sphingobacteriales bacterium DNA segment TACAAATGAACAGCAGCCAGCAACTCAAAGAGGTAATGGTGGTGGCGGATATTGCACAAACCCGCAAAACGCCTGTGGCTTTTTCCAACATTTCCAACATCAAATTACAGGAAGAGCTGGCTTTGCAGGATTTGCCGATGGTACTCAACAGCACACCGGGTACTTATGCCACACAACAGGGCGGCGGTGACGGCGATGCGCGTGTTACCATCAGGGGATTTAATCAGCGCAATGTGGCGGTGATGTTAGATGGTGTGCCGGTGAACGATATGGAAAACGGCTGGGTGTATTGGAGCAACTGGTTTGGTTTGGATTTGGTGACAAAAACCATGCAAGTGCAGCGCGGTTTGGGGGCTTCTAAATTGGCGACACCTTCCGTAGGCGGCACTATCAATATTCTTACGCGCGGTATGGAGTCAAAACGCAGCATCAGTGCTTCGCAGGAGATAGGGGCAGGTATGGCGCGTACCACACTCGGCATTACTTCGGGACGCTTGAAAGGCGACTGGGGTATTTCCACGGCTTTTTCGTATAAAAAAGGAGACGGCTGGGTAACCGGCAATTTTACGGAGGGTTTCTTTTATTATCTGCGTTTGGATAAAGAATTTGGCAAACACCTGATTGTTTTGTCAGGATTTGGTGCACCGCAACGGCACGGACAACGGGCTTTTAGTACACCTATTGAAATCATTGACCGCCAGTACGCTTTGGATCAGGGTATTGCCGACACTTCTTTTTATAGTAAGTTCCCCTATTCTTATGGGTTAAAATATAACCAACACGTCGGCTTGCTTAACGGCGAAGAATATAATACAGCTCGTAATTATTACCACAAACCCCAAATCAGTTTGCGGCACTCATGGCAAGCCAACGAGCGCGTTTTTTGGTCAAATGTAGCTTACCTGTCATTAGGTGACGGCGGCGGAACGGCACTGATGGGAACATCAGCAAGCATAGACACCACCAATGGTTTGTTGAATTTACAAAAGTTATACGATGACAATCAAAGTACAAGTTTATTTAAACCCGACAAACGCAGTGAAAGCATTATCCGTTCCAGTAAAAACAATCACTTTTGGTATGGCTTGCTCTCTACTGCCGAATACATCATCAACGATAAATTTACACTTTCGGGCGGTTTGGATATGCGCTATTATCGCGGCGACCACTACCGTGAAGTATATGATTTACTCGGTGGCGATTATTACCGCAGTATTGGCAATTTTATGATAGATGCCGACAGCTCACGCTTGGGTGTAGGCGACCGCTTCGGCTACGATTATTCGGGATTTGTGCGCTGGGGTGGTGTATTTGGTATGTTAGAATATGACTATCGCCGTTGGTCGGCTTTTGTTAATGTTTCTGCTGCTACTACGGGCTACCGCATCGAAGACTACATGAAACCCAAAGTAGTAGCATTGGCAGATACTTCTTTTTATGTATCTTACTACAATCCCGTAGATTATAACGGCACTACTTATACCATTGATTCTCCACAAGCCGATTTTCAACAATTTGATTGGCAGAATTTTACAGGATTTACCTTTAAAACCGGATTTTCTTATAAAATCAATGATAAACACTCAGTTTTTGTCAATGGAGGTCATTTATCCAAAGCACCGCGTTTTGACAATGTATTCAATTCCAATCGCAATGCCAACACTAACGGTTCTTTAAAAGAAGATGTAAATACTTCTGTTGTAAAAATGAACATAGTAGAAGATGCAAAAAATGAAGTAGTAAATGCCATAGAAGCAGGATATAGTTTTAACACTGTATTATTTTCTGCAAATGTCAATACTTATTATACACAGTGGGAAAATAAACCTTTAGACTCTCCCGTATATGTGCTTACCGACCCCACCGACCTCAACTCCGACCGCGAACAAGTAAATGTAAACGGAGTAGGTGCTTTGCACAAAGGGATAGAAATGGATTTTGTCTGGAAAACAACTCGCTGGTTAGACATAGAAGGTCTGATGTCGTTGGGCGATTGGCAATGGAATTCTTCTACCTCCTTCTTTGACCCTTTTGAACAAAAAACGGTTTATATTGACCCTACCGGTATTAAAGTAGGCGATGCCGCACAAACACAATTTGGTTTGATGGCACGTGTAGAGCCTGTGAAAGATATTTATTTTAAAATACGCGGCACTTATTTTGCCAATCAATATGCCAACTTCAACCCCGATAATATGAGAGACTCCGCAACCAAAGCCCAATCGTGGGAAATGCCTGCTTATACGTTGCTGGACTTTTATAGCGGATATAATTTTAAAATCAAGCAAATACGCTGTGGATTACAGTTTAACATTTTAAATGCTTTAGATGCTTATTATTTGAGTGATGCTGTCAATAATGGCACTAGTTCAGGATTTGACGGCACTAACACCTATCAGGTATTGAATAGTGCCGAATCAGCAACAGTTTTCTTTGGTATGGGTCGCCGCTATAACCTTTCTTTTAAGATTTCTCTATAAAAAAAGCTAATCCTGCTTTTTCTTTTATACAATAAAAAACGCTTTCAGCTTTCGTATGGAGTTGAAAGCGTTTTTTATTTTTGAATACGCTCAAAATACTACCTTTGCAGCGCACGATTTTTCGTAAAAAGTTTGTTTTTTTCTGTTTTTATGCGCCACACGCTTGTTCATTCTTTTGCCGCCGCCGACCTCGCTACCATCAAACAAAAAATATTGCATTGGCTACATCCTCAGCAGCCCTGTTGCTTTTATTTGGACAGTAATCGGCAACAACACGACCGCTACGGAACTTATGAGTGTTTGGCGGCAGCCGGTGCAGCAGCTTTTATTCAGCCCGCTATGGGCTACGCTTTCAGGCATTTAGATGAATTTCGCCGCAGCTATGCCAACGACTGGTTGTTTGGTTATCTTTCTTACGATTTAAAAAACGAAATAGAACCGAGCCTTTATTCGCACAACAAAGACCTTATCGCTGCTCCCCCACTCTATTTTTGCCGCCCCGAAACCGTCATCTTTATCCCGCGCGAAAGTTGTGAGCTGCATATCGCCTGTTTGCGCCACGCTCCCGAAGCGGTATTAGAGCAAATTCTGCGGCAAAAAATCAATGTTACTGCCTCTGATTTTGATGTAGTATCGCATACCAGCAGTTTGTCTGAGGAGGAGGAGCATACTGCCTGCCCGAAGCACCCCTCTGAAAGCAGCGATGAGCCAGACCGTTTATCTGAAACGCGCCGAGCAGGTATTAGACGATATTCGCGCGGGATTGGTCTATGAACTCAATTTGTGTCAGGCTTTTGAAAGTGAAGGAACAGCTATCAACGCTTTGGAGGTGTTTCAAAACCTCAACCGGCGGGCGCAAGCTCCTTTTTCGGCATATATGCACCTCGGCGATATGTATTTGTTGTGCGCCAGTCCGGAGCGTTTTTTAAAAAAAGCGGACGATGTATTGATTTCGCAACCCATTAAAGGCACTATACGGCGCGGCAGCACTCCCCAAGAGGACGAGCAACTGAAACAGGCATTGCAAAATAATCCCAAAGAGCGCAGCGAAAATATAATGATTGTAGATTTGGTACGCAATGATTTAACCCCTTTTGCCAAAATCGGCAGCATTGCGGTAGAAGAATTGTGCGAAGTGTATAGTTTTGCTACGGTGCATCAGTTGATTTCTACCGTAAAGGCAGTATTGAAAGAGCCACAACGCGATGCAGTAGCCGCCTTGAAGGTGGCATTTCCGATGGGTTCGATGACGGGCTGCCCCAAAATAAAAGCGATGGAGCAAATAGAGCAATACGAAACACGGCGGCGCGGCTTGTTTTCGGGGGCGGTGGGTTACTTTGCACCCAACGGCGATTTTGATTTTAATGTGGTGATACGCAGCATTTTGTATCGCGGGCAGGGGGCGAAGGTGTCGGTGCAGGCGGGCAGTGCGCTGACCATTGAAAGCCAGCCACTCGCCGAATATCAGGAATGCCTCCTCAAAGCCGAAGCCCTGCAAGGGGCAGTGAATCGTGGGGATTAGAATTTTTTATATTTAGCCCAAGTTGCCACAACATAAGCAGCAGTATTTAACTTTGACAAAGTTGGAGTGCGCACAACACAAGCAGCAGTATTTAACTTTGACAAAGTTGGAGTGCGCACAACACAAGCAGCAGTATTTAACTTTGACAAAGTTGGAACTTTGTCAAAGTTGGAGTTGCCCACGCCAAATACAATGCCGCAAATGATAAATGCGGCACTGCAAATGATAAATGCACCAATGCCCACGATAAATGCAACAGTGCCCACGACAAATGCACCAATGCCCACGACAAATGCACCAATGCCCACGACAAATGCAACAGTGCCCACGACAAATGCACCAATGCCAACGACAAATGCACCAATGCCCACGATAAATGCAACAGTGCCCACGACAAATGCACCAATGCCCACGACAAATGCACCAATACCCACGACAAATGCACCAATGCCCACGATAAATGCAGCAGTGTTTAACTTTGACAAAGTTGGAACTTTGTCAAAGTTGGGGTATGCCCACACAAAATGCTTTGAACATAAAAAATCCGTAATGCACAGTTTTTCATACTGTGCGTTACGGATAAAATAAAAATTTATTTATCAATTCATCACTGCCTACCAAGCGAACAAAGGCAGCGTATTCATTTTATCGTGAACCTCTTTTTTTACGGCTTTTTTTACAGCTTCGTTATCGGGGTTGCTGATGATGCGGTCTATCCAATCAACGATTAAAGGCATGTCGGCTTCTTTCATACCGCGCGTGGTGACGGCAGATGTGCCAATGCGAATACCGGAAGTAATCATCGGCGAGCGCGTATCAAAAGGTATCATATTTTTATTTACCGTAATTTCGGCTTCGCCCAAAGCAATTTCAGCTTTTTTACCCGAAATCTCTTTATTAGATACATCTATCAGGAGCAAATGATTAGAAGTGCCGCCCGAAATAATGCGATAATCGCGGCGCAACAATTCGGTGGCTAAGGCTTGTGCGTTGGCGATAATCTGACGGCAATAGGTGATATAATCTTCGCTCAACGCCTCGTGGAAGGCAACCGCTTTGGCGGCAATTACATGCTCCAAAGGACCTCCCTGCGTACCCGGAAAAACGGCACTGTCCAACAAGCTGCTCATAGAGCGAATTTCGCCTTTGGGCGTGGTGATGCCGAAAGGATTGTCAAAATCTTTACCCATCATAATAATTCCGCCTCTCGGACCGCGCAACGTTTTGTGGGTAGTGCTGCTCACAATATGGCAATGCGGCAAGGGGTTGTTGAGCATTTTGGTAGCGATAAGCCCCGCAGGGTGGGCAATATCGGCGAGCAACAAAGCCCCTACTTCGTCGGCAATGGCGCGAAAACGGGCATAATCCCAATCGCGGGAATACGCCGAAGCACCGCAAATAATGAGCTTGGGGCACACCTCCCGCGCTTTGGCAGCTACTTTATCCATATCAATCAGTCCGGTATCCGGCTCCACGCCATAGAAATGCGGGCGATAGAGTTTTCCCGAAAAATTGACCGCAGAACCGTGTGTGAGATGACCGCCGTGAGCAAGGTCAAAGC contains these protein-coding regions:
- a CDS encoding serine hydroxymethyltransferase, translating into MQIDSLVFSIIEKEHLRQRHGVELIASENFVSEQVMQAMGSVLTNKYAEGLPNKRYYGGCVHVDEVELLAIERLKELFGAAWANVQPHSGAQANASVMLAVLQAGDPILGFDLAHGGHLTHGSAVNFSGKLYRPHFYGVEPDTGLIDMDKVAAKAREVCPKLIICGASAYSRDWDYARFRAIADEVGALLLADIAHPAGLIATKMLNNPLPHCHIVSSTTHKTLRGPRGGIIMMGKDFDNPFGITTPKGEIRSMSSLLDSAVFPGTQGGPLEHVIAAKAVAFHEALSEDYITYCRQIIANAQALATELLRRDYRIISGGTSNHLLLIDVSNKEISGKKAEIALGEAEITVNKNMIPFDTRSPMITSGIRIGTSAVTTRGMKEADMPLIVDWIDRIISNPDNEAVKKAVKKEVHDKMNTLPLFAW
- a CDS encoding TonB-dependent receptor, with translation MKRSFYFFFFLLLMLCVPAIAQTTRIQGIISDAATGEALLGAYVRSGSTGAVANMDGAYSLELKNGTYELTFSFVGYDNVVQSVTLTGGTYPLDIQMNSSQQLKEVMVVADIAQTRKTPVAFSNISNIKLQEELALQDLPMVLNSTPGTYATQQGGGDGDARVTIRGFNQRNVAVMLDGVPVNDMENGWVYWSNWFGLDLVTKTMQVQRGLGASKLATPSVGGTINILTRGMESKRSISASQEIGAGMARTTLGITSGRLKGDWGISTAFSYKKGDGWVTGNFTEGFFYYLRLDKEFGKHLIVLSGFGAPQRHGQRAFSTPIEIIDRQYALDQGIADTSFYSKFPYSYGLKYNQHVGLLNGEEYNTARNYYHKPQISLRHSWQANERVFWSNVAYLSLGDGGGTALMGTSASIDTTNGLLNLQKLYDDNQSTSLFKPDKRSESIIRSSKNNHFWYGLLSTAEYIINDKFTLSGGLDMRYYRGDHYREVYDLLGGDYYRSIGNFMIDADSSRLGVGDRFGYDYSGFVRWGGVFGMLEYDYRRWSAFVNVSAATTGYRIEDYMKPKVVALADTSFYVSYYNPVDYNGTTYTIDSPQADFQQFDWQNFTGFTFKTGFSYKINDKHSVFVNGGHLSKAPRFDNVFNSNRNANTNGSLKEDVNTSVVKMNIVEDAKNEVVNAIEAGYSFNTVLFSANVNTYYTQWENKPLDSPVYVLTDPTDLNSDREQVNVNGVGALHKGIEMDFVWKTTRWLDIEGLMSLGDWQWNSSTSFFDPFEQKTVYIDPTGIKVGDAAQTQFGLMARVEPVKDIYFKIRGTYFANQYANFNPDNMRDSATKAQSWEMPAYTLLDFYSGYNFKIKQIRCGLQFNILNALDAYYLSDAVNNGTSSGFDGTNTYQVLNSAESATVFFGMGRRYNLSFKISL
- a CDS encoding anthranilate synthase component I family protein; its protein translation is MSQTVYLKRAEQVLDDIRAGLVYELNLCQAFESEGTAINALEVFQNLNRRAQAPFSAYMHLGDMYLLCASPERFLKKADDVLISQPIKGTIRRGSTPQEDEQLKQALQNNPKERSENIMIVDLVRNDLTPFAKIGSIAVEELCEVYSFATVHQLISTVKAVLKEPQRDAVAALKVAFPMGSMTGCPKIKAMEQIEQYETRRRGLFSGAVGYFAPNGDFDFNVVIRSILYRGQGAKVSVQAGSALTIESQPLAEYQECLLKAEALQGAVNRGD